From Etheostoma cragini isolate CJK2018 chromosome 1, CSU_Ecrag_1.0, whole genome shotgun sequence, a single genomic window includes:
- the ubl7b gene encoding ubiquitin-like protein 7b, producing MASSDWHLSLKLANHPKSTFHFPDMMPGDVPPGGYRIATLKQLVAAQTPDSIPDPELIELVHCGRKLKDDLTLDACGIQPGSTLHILKKTWPEPGSSSEPVNRATAAREFRVFHAAIHSLNSAYRDSVYKMLTNKESLDQIIVATPGLRSDPVALGVLQDKDLFVQFTDPNMLDVLISSHPALVNAIILVLHSVAGSMPAQSSASSSRNVSASSYSDMPGGFMFEGMSDDEEDFQSGSPAGPSNRAGGSSGLRPVSLSHSGATGPRPITQSELATALALASTPDSSAVTPTTSSQADPSSGVAPMPAGTPVSNDLFSHALQQALQASNMSALQGRWQSQMQQLRDMGIQDEELMLRALQATDGDIQAALELIFAGGPGL from the exons ATGGCTTCTTCAGACTGGCACCTGTCTTTGAAGCTGGCGAATCATCCCAAATCCACCTTCCACTTCCCAGACATGATGCCAGGGGATGTTCCACCTGGAGGATACAGAATCGCTACTTTAAAACAACTTGTTGCAGCACAGACCCCAGATTCCATCCCAGATCCTGAACTAATAG AGCTGGTCCACTGTGGGCGGAAACTTAAGGACGACCTGACTCTGGATGCCTGTGGGATTCAACCAGGATCCACATTACACATCCTCAAAAAGACTTGGCCAGAGCCAGGGAGCAGTTCAG AGCCTGTGAACAGAGCAACTGCAGCCCGGGAGTTCAGGGTGTTTCATGCTGCTATTCACTCTCTCAACTCTGCCTACAGAGACTCA GTATATAAAATGCTGACCAATAAAGAGTCTCTGGATCAGATCATCGTGGCCACACCAGGGCTCAGGTCAGACCCAGTCGCCCTAG GGGTGCTCCAAGACAAAGATCTCTTTGTGCAGTTCACAGACCCTAACATGCTGGATGT ATTGATCAGTTCCCACCCAGCCCTCGTCAATGCCATCATCCTGGTCCTGCACTCTGTGGCCGGCAGCATGCCCGCTCAGTCCAGTGCCAGCTCTTCTCGCAACGTCTCTGCCAGTTCTTACAGTGATATGCCAG GGGGCTTCATGTTTGAAGGCATGTCTGACGATGAGGAAGATTTCCAGTCT GGGAGCCCAGCAGGTCCCTCCAACCGAGCGGGAGGCTCATCGGGGTTACGACCAGTTTCTCTGAGCCACAGTGGAGCGACTGGCCCGCGGCCAATAACGCAGAGCGAGCTAGCTACAGCTTTGGCCCTCGCCAGTACTCCTGACAGCAGTGCGGTCACTCCAACAACCTCAAGCCAG GCGGACCCCTCCAGTGGCGTAGCCCCCATGCCAGCAGGGACCCCAGTCAGTAACGATCTCTTCAGCCATGCTCTACAGCAAGCTCTGCAAGCCTCCAACATGTCCGCTCTACAG gGCCGCTGGCAGTCCCAGATGCAGCAGCTCCGGGACATGGGGATCCAGGATGAGGAGCTAATGCTGAGGGCGCTGCAGGCCACAGATGGTGACATCCAGGCTGCCCTGGAGCTCATATTTGCTGGAGGCCCAGGACTCTGA